A portion of the Pedobacter cryoconitis genome contains these proteins:
- a CDS encoding RNA polymerase sigma factor has translation MLNYTQNIKEGDHISFEIVFKLWHKKVYAYFFKKTASGDQAKELTQMAFIKLWNFKHTLSEEYPFDLQLFKIAKTTLLDYFRKLANEERNLKLFYHKATEEIVEQDQSFETKQQLDLVLNVLPPTRKKVFMLNRLHGYSYKEIAEQLSISPRTVEKHISLAMKQLHGYSSIPALIFLIRFFQ, from the coding sequence ATGTTGAATTATACTCAGAATATAAAAGAGGGTGACCATATATCTTTTGAGATAGTTTTTAAGCTATGGCATAAAAAAGTCTACGCTTATTTTTTTAAAAAGACAGCTTCCGGAGATCAGGCGAAGGAGCTTACCCAGATGGCCTTCATTAAGCTATGGAACTTTAAACACACCCTGTCCGAAGAATATCCATTCGATCTTCAGCTGTTCAAAATTGCAAAAACTACTTTACTGGATTATTTTAGAAAACTGGCTAACGAGGAACGCAATCTGAAGCTATTTTACCATAAAGCAACTGAAGAAATTGTGGAGCAAGATCAGAGTTTTGAAACTAAACAACAACTGGATCTGGTTTTAAACGTTCTGCCACCGACACGTAAAAAGGTTTTTATGTTAAACAGACTCCATGGCTACTCTTATAAGGAGATTGCTGAACAGCTCTCTATCTCACCAAGAACGGTAGAAAAGCACATCTCTCTGGCCATGAAACAACTTCATGGTTATTCTTCAATCCCTGCACTTATTTTCCTGATCAGGTTTTTTCAATAG
- a CDS encoding TlpA disulfide reductase family protein, translating into MKRLVLSLLMTTPAFVFAQQGDFTLNGKIGALDAPAKVYLSYRSGENAVMDSAVVNKGAFVFKGKVAGPTMARVLVAHKGESLKVLGRSVDNAIVYLEPATITLTAKDSVKTGVVTGSKLNDENARYMKIIAAPLAVLTAINKEYGDASEEKQKDEAFRKSLETRYDKAEGEMKALQSTFIKANPDSYFSLLALREIAGQSINVAEIEPAYKGLSEKIRTTEAGVEFAKAIDVARSTSVGVMAPDFTQNDVNDKPVKLSSFRGKYVLIDFWASWCGPCRAENPNVVAAYNKFKDKKFTVLGVSLDQPGKKDAWLAAIKKDGLVWTQVSDLKFWNNKAAALYGVRGIPQNFLIDPAGKIVATNLRGEELHAKLAELLK; encoded by the coding sequence ATGAAAAGATTAGTGCTGTCACTATTAATGACTACTCCGGCTTTCGTGTTTGCACAGCAGGGAGATTTCACCTTAAACGGAAAAATTGGTGCACTGGATGCTCCGGCAAAAGTATACCTGAGCTATAGAAGCGGAGAAAATGCGGTAATGGACTCGGCAGTAGTTAACAAAGGTGCATTTGTATTTAAAGGAAAAGTGGCTGGCCCCACTATGGCAAGAGTGCTTGTTGCGCATAAAGGTGAAAGTTTAAAAGTACTGGGAAGATCGGTAGACAATGCTATTGTTTACCTGGAGCCGGCAACCATTACCCTGACCGCTAAAGACTCAGTGAAAACAGGCGTTGTGACGGGTTCAAAACTAAATGACGAGAATGCACGCTATATGAAAATTATTGCTGCACCCCTTGCTGTTTTAACTGCTATAAACAAAGAATACGGTGATGCTTCTGAAGAAAAGCAGAAAGATGAAGCATTCAGAAAATCCTTGGAAACCAGATATGATAAAGCAGAAGGTGAAATGAAAGCACTTCAGTCAACTTTTATTAAAGCTAACCCTGATTCTTACTTCAGTCTGCTGGCTTTGCGTGAAATAGCAGGACAAAGTATCAATGTTGCAGAAATTGAGCCGGCTTATAAAGGTCTTTCTGAAAAAATACGTACGACTGAAGCAGGAGTTGAATTCGCAAAAGCTATTGATGTTGCCCGTTCAACCTCAGTAGGGGTAATGGCGCCTGATTTTACGCAGAATGATGTGAATGATAAACCAGTTAAATTATCAAGTTTCCGTGGTAAATATGTCCTGATTGATTTCTGGGCTTCCTGGTGCGGACCATGCAGAGCGGAGAACCCTAACGTGGTTGCTGCTTACAATAAATTCAAAGACAAAAAATTCACTGTCCTTGGTGTATCTTTAGATCAGCCGGGTAAAAAAGATGCCTGGTTGGCTGCCATTAAGAAAGATGGTTTAGTCTGGACACAGGTTTCTGACCTTAAATTCTGGAATAACAAAGCAGCAGCACTTTATGGTGTAAGAGGAATTCCTCAAAACTTCTTAATTGATCCGGCGGGTAAAATTGTTGCGACTAACTTAAGAGGAGAAGAATTGCATGCTAAACTTGCAGAGCTCCTGAAATAG
- a CDS encoding acyl-CoA dehydrogenase family protein, which produces MAGIFSKIKNAYTLFQSVDLEKLDALSKKVDLKKIVDSVAGLDETQLSGLMKMLGSPHQKKELPPINGDFYHLGDTALNEEDRALQLKVRAFLEKEVKPLVNAYWLKAEFPFELIPKIAELNICGLTYQGYGCPGKSNVMEGMLAMEMARVDTSMSTFFGVQSGLAMGSIYLLGSEAQKQEWLPAMQKMKIIGAFGLTEPEVGSAAAGGLTTTAKRQGSKWILNGQKKWIGNSTFSDVTIIWARDVDDNQVKGFLIRKGNKGFAVEKMQDKMALRIVQNGLITLTNCEVDEEDRLQNANSFKDTAKVLRMTRAGVAWQAVGCARGAYESALAYTRTRKQFGKPIASFQLIQNHLVEMLSNLTAMQTLCFRLSQLQDQGLLTDEHASLAKVFCSLRTRDVVSRAREVMGGNGILLEYDVARFVADAEAIYSYEGTKEINSLIVGRAITGFSAFV; this is translated from the coding sequence ATGGCCGGTATATTCTCTAAGATAAAAAATGCGTATACACTTTTTCAAAGTGTAGATCTCGAAAAACTGGATGCACTATCAAAAAAAGTAGATCTTAAAAAGATAGTGGATTCGGTAGCCGGTCTGGATGAAACACAGCTTTCCGGTTTAATGAAAATGCTGGGCTCTCCACATCAAAAGAAGGAACTTCCACCCATTAACGGTGATTTCTATCATTTGGGAGATACGGCATTAAACGAGGAAGATCGTGCATTGCAATTAAAAGTGCGTGCGTTTTTAGAGAAAGAAGTTAAACCGCTGGTCAACGCGTATTGGCTGAAAGCGGAATTCCCCTTTGAGCTGATCCCTAAAATTGCAGAACTGAATATTTGTGGATTGACTTACCAGGGCTATGGATGCCCTGGTAAATCAAATGTCATGGAAGGAATGCTGGCGATGGAAATGGCCAGAGTAGACACTTCCATGTCTACCTTTTTTGGCGTTCAAAGTGGTTTAGCAATGGGCTCAATCTATCTTTTAGGTTCAGAAGCTCAAAAACAAGAATGGCTGCCAGCGATGCAAAAGATGAAAATTATCGGTGCTTTTGGTTTAACAGAACCCGAAGTAGGCTCTGCAGCTGCGGGCGGCCTTACCACCACAGCTAAAAGACAAGGAAGTAAATGGATCCTGAACGGTCAGAAAAAATGGATCGGTAATTCTACATTTTCGGATGTAACGATTATCTGGGCAAGAGATGTGGATGATAACCAGGTTAAAGGATTTCTGATCAGAAAAGGAAATAAGGGTTTCGCTGTAGAGAAAATGCAGGATAAAATGGCTTTAAGAATTGTGCAAAACGGTCTGATTACACTGACCAATTGTGAAGTAGATGAAGAAGACCGTTTACAAAATGCCAATTCTTTTAAAGATACTGCTAAAGTATTAAGAATGACCAGGGCAGGCGTGGCGTGGCAAGCTGTAGGTTGTGCACGTGGAGCTTATGAAAGTGCATTAGCCTATACCAGGACCCGTAAACAGTTTGGTAAACCTATCGCATCTTTCCAGCTCATCCAGAATCACCTCGTAGAAATGTTGTCTAATCTGACAGCGATGCAAACTTTATGTTTCCGTTTATCTCAATTACAGGATCAGGGATTATTGACTGATGAACATGCTTCATTAGCTAAAGTATTTTGTTCGTTGCGAACCCGTGATGTTGTGAGCAGGGCGAGAGAAGTAATGGGCGGTAATGGAATTCTGCTTGAATATGATGTGGCCCGTTTTGTGGCCGATGCAGAGGCGATATATTCTTACGAAGGAACTAAAGAAATCAATTCCTTAATCGTTGGTCGTGCCATTACAGGATTTTCTGCCTTTGTTTAA
- a CDS encoding FecR family protein — protein MNMSDELLNRYFKGTCTPEEKILVTQYLNETDDLPAGVFSKDEWDETPDAIISDAETFQMFETVKKQTIAKIRQVSWLKITAAAAIVLAVLGIGLLSLNRNQPKPDLAEQENPRTEIKQVVNWKSVVNYTEQDQLLTLPDNSTVKIYPGGELRYTVPFVAHNREIYLKGKGFFQVTKDKKHPFIVYAKGVSTTALGTSFTITALEKSKLVKVQLHTGKVWVKNIDSTKHIKPFSEILKPGGELVYNTLLNKVKLIDAKLPAALKQKDSPVLLNFKQAPLADVFASLEQHYQVKIIYNPADISEMSFTGSLKLTQSIAIILEEITELNKLSQTKTTQGYLISK, from the coding sequence ATGAATATGTCAGATGAGCTGCTGAATAGGTATTTTAAAGGAACTTGTACACCAGAGGAAAAAATCCTGGTTACACAGTATTTGAATGAAACCGATGATTTACCAGCAGGCGTATTCAGCAAAGACGAATGGGATGAAACTCCGGATGCGATTATCTCTGATGCAGAAACATTCCAGATGTTTGAGACTGTGAAAAAACAAACCATTGCGAAAATACGCCAGGTAAGCTGGCTTAAAATTACCGCTGCTGCTGCAATTGTGCTGGCTGTGCTGGGCATTGGACTTTTGAGTTTGAACCGGAATCAGCCAAAGCCTGATTTGGCTGAACAGGAAAATCCCCGGACTGAAATCAAGCAGGTTGTCAATTGGAAATCAGTCGTGAATTACACTGAACAAGATCAATTGCTAACCTTACCGGATAATTCTACCGTAAAAATATATCCGGGCGGTGAATTAAGATATACCGTTCCTTTTGTTGCGCATAACAGGGAAATCTATTTGAAAGGCAAAGGTTTTTTCCAGGTTACAAAAGATAAAAAACACCCTTTCATCGTTTATGCAAAAGGTGTCTCTACCACCGCTTTAGGAACTTCTTTTACGATTACTGCTTTAGAGAAAAGCAAATTAGTTAAAGTACAACTGCATACAGGAAAAGTGTGGGTCAAAAACATAGATTCCACAAAGCATATCAAACCATTCAGTGAAATTTTAAAGCCAGGCGGTGAGCTGGTCTATAATACTTTACTGAATAAAGTAAAGCTCATCGATGCTAAACTACCTGCAGCACTTAAGCAAAAAGATAGCCCGGTCCTGTTAAACTTTAAACAGGCTCCTTTAGCTGATGTTTTTGCCAGTTTAGAGCAGCACTACCAGGTTAAGATTATTTATAATCCGGCAGATATATCGGAAATGTCGTTTACAGGAAGTTTAAAATTAACACAATCCATAGCAATTATACTGGAAGAAATAACCGAATTAAATAAATTAAGTCAAACCAAAACAACTCAAGGTTACCTGATCAGCAAGTAA